A genomic stretch from Ursus arctos isolate Adak ecotype North America unplaced genomic scaffold, UrsArc2.0 scaffold_21, whole genome shotgun sequence includes:
- the DESI1 gene encoding desumoylating isopeptidase 1, with translation MEPPNLYPVKLYVYDLSKGLARRLSPIMLGKQLEGIWHTSIVVHKDEFYFGSSGISSCPPGGTLLGPPDSVVDVGSTEVTEELFQEYLSSLGESLFRREAYDVFENNCNTFTNEVAQFLTGRKIPSYITDLPSEILSTPFGQALRPFLVSIQIQPPGGSPVGRPNGQS, from the exons ATGGAGCCGCCGAATCTCTATCCGGTGAAGCTCTACGTGTACGACCTGTCCAAGGGCCTGGCCCGGCGGCTCAGCCCCATCATGCTgg GGAAACAACTGGAAGGCATCTG GCACACCTCCATAGTTGTGCACAAGGATGAGTTCTACTTCGGCAGTAGCGGTATCTCCAGCTGTCCCCCC GGAGGGACATTGCTTGGGCCCCCAGACTCTGTGGTTGATGTGGGGAGCACAGAAGTCACAGAAGAACTCTTTCAGGAGTACCTGTCCTCCCTGGGGGAGTCTCTGTTCCG GAGAGAGGCCTATGACGTCTTTGAAAACAACTGTAACACCTTCACCAACGAAGTGGCTCAGTTCCTGACCGGACGGAAGATCCCGTCTTACATCACTGACCTTCCCTCTGAAATTCTATCCAC GCCCTTCGGACAGGCCCTGCGGCCCTTCCTGGTTTCCATCCAGATCCAGCCTCCTGGAGGGAGCCCCGTGGGCCGACCCAATGGCCAGAGCTAA
- the PMM1 gene encoding phosphomannomutase 1 isoform X1: MAVSAEGARRRERVLCLFDVDGTLTPARQKIDPEVAAFLQKLRSRVQIGVVGGSDYSKIAEQLGEGDEVIEKFDYVFAENGTVQYKHGRLLSKQTIQNHLGEELLQDLINFCLRYMALLRLPKKRGTFIEFRNGMLNISPIGRSCTLEERIEFSELDKKEKIREKFVEALKTEFAGKGLRFSRGQSPSKSQGPASRMLLESDHGSHLCHQQPLLGLWLTPTQPSSHCLVSRGMLLEKQTMLDPKACMASPLPCASLLWCWDTP, encoded by the exons ATGGCGGTCTCCGCTGAGGGCGCCCGCAGGAGGGAGCGCGTCCTCTGCCTGTTTGACGTGGACGGGACCCTCACGCCGGCTCGCCAG AAAATTGACCCCGAGGTGGCTGCCTTCCTGCAGAAGCTGCGAAGTAGGGTGCAGATCGGTGTGGTGGGCGGCTCCGACTACTCCAAGATTGCTGAGCAGCTGGGAGAGGGGGATGAAG TCATCGAGAAGTTTGATTATGTGTTTGCTGAGAATGGGACCGTGCAGTATAAGCATGGACGACTGCTCTCCAAGCAG ACCATCCAGAACCACCTGGGGGAGGAGCTGCTGCAGGACTTGATCAACTTCTGCCTCCGCTACATGGCCCTGCTCAGACTGCCCAAGAAACG TGGAACCTTCATCGAGTTCCGGAATGGCATGCTGAACATCTCGCCCATCGGCCGGAGCTGTACCCTGGAGGAGCGAATCGAGTTCTCCGAACTGGACAAG aAGGAGAAGATCCGGGAGAAGTTTGTGGAAGCCCTGAAAACAGAGTTTGCCGGCAAAGGGCTGAGGTTTTCTCGAG GGCAGTCTCCTAGCAAGTCCCAGGGCCCTGCGTCCAGAATGCTTCTGGAATCTGACCACGGCTCACACCTCTGCCACCAGCAGCCTCTTCTCGGGCTCTGGCTAACTCCAACGCAGCCATCCTCCCACTGCCTAGTGTCCAGAGGGATGCTCCTGGAAAAGCAGACCATGCTGGACCCCAAGGCCTGCATGGCCTCGCCCCTGCCCTGTGCCAGCCTTCTCTGGTGCTGGGACACTCCGTGA
- the PMM1 gene encoding phosphomannomutase 1 isoform X2, whose translation MAVSAEGARRRERVLCLFDVDGTLTPARQKIDPEVAAFLQKLRSRVQIGVVGGSDYSKIAEQLGEGDEVIEKFDYVFAENGTVQYKHGRLLSKQTIQNHLGEELLQDLINFCLRYMALLRLPKKRGTFIEFRNGMLNISPIGRSCTLEERIEFSELDKKEKIREKFVEALKTEFAGKGLRFSRGGMISFDVFPEGWDKRYCLDSLDQDSFDTIHFFGNETSPGGNDFEIYADPRTVGHSVVSPQDTVQRCREIFFPETAHEA comes from the exons ATGGCGGTCTCCGCTGAGGGCGCCCGCAGGAGGGAGCGCGTCCTCTGCCTGTTTGACGTGGACGGGACCCTCACGCCGGCTCGCCAG AAAATTGACCCCGAGGTGGCTGCCTTCCTGCAGAAGCTGCGAAGTAGGGTGCAGATCGGTGTGGTGGGCGGCTCCGACTACTCCAAGATTGCTGAGCAGCTGGGAGAGGGGGATGAAG TCATCGAGAAGTTTGATTATGTGTTTGCTGAGAATGGGACCGTGCAGTATAAGCATGGACGACTGCTCTCCAAGCAG ACCATCCAGAACCACCTGGGGGAGGAGCTGCTGCAGGACTTGATCAACTTCTGCCTCCGCTACATGGCCCTGCTCAGACTGCCCAAGAAACG TGGAACCTTCATCGAGTTCCGGAATGGCATGCTGAACATCTCGCCCATCGGCCGGAGCTGTACCCTGGAGGAGCGAATCGAGTTCTCCGAACTGGACAAG aAGGAGAAGATCCGGGAGAAGTTTGTGGAAGCCCTGAAAACAGAGTTTGCCGGCAAAGGGCTGAGGTTTTCTCGAG GCGGCATGATCAGCTTTGACGTCTTCCCTGAGGGCTGGGACAAGCGCTACTGCCTGGACAGCCTGGACCAGGACAGCTTCGACACCATTCACTTCTTTGGGAACGAGACCAGCCCC GGTGGGAATGACTTCGAGATCTACGCTGACCCCCGGACCGTCGGCCACAGTGTGGTCTCTCCGCAGGATACAGTACAGCGATGCCGTGAGATCTTTTTCCCAGAGACAGCCCATGAGGCGTGA